A single genomic interval of Acipenser ruthenus chromosome 28, fAciRut3.2 maternal haplotype, whole genome shotgun sequence harbors:
- the LOC117435049 gene encoding zinc finger protein 652-like, whose product MRSCQKPKDGHTIQGAAGMAQEESRRPKVPPSYYHGAAQELDLSTKLYKRECSGKPYSVLVDNKMSKTSLTEVLPQQQQQQQQPYYREGGKGAQEEEGREGAGQSLTGDREGSEETEDEEEEEGEEEEEEQQQSFKREQIIVEVNLNNQTLNVSKGEKGLPSQCVMKCSDEEEEEEINESPEEEEEVAEENGRQKGRAKKAKRSGTHPPRRTRKAAMAAASAVASCVTRRGRRKSSEPPKRKRRVTPRESKDSPATPTHPSPSSSPTSASAASQKGKSGAGGEEKEPLTCEKCPRVFNTRWYLEKHMNVTHRRMQICDKCGKKFVLESELALHQQTDCEKNIQCVSCNKSFKKLWSLHEHIKIVHGYAEKKFACEICEKKFYTMAHVRKHMVAHTKDMPFTCETCGKSFKRSMSLKVHSLQHSGEKPFRCENCDERFQYKYQLRSHMSIHIGHKQFMCQWCGKDFNMKQYFDEHMKTHTGEKPFICEICGKSFTSRPNMKRHRRTHTGEKPYPCDVCGQRFRFSNMLKAHKEKCFRVTSPVNVLPALPIPLPITTAAPPPPASPSPTSPTPLALPPRPIPHPFSHLHLHPHSHHHLAVPPVSHLPPPPALFKSEPLNHRGHGEDGYLRHMGDKNTGAQQQH is encoded by the exons ATGAGATCTTGCCAAAAGCCGAAGGACGGGCATACGATACAGGGTGCTGCTGGGATGGCCCAAGAGGAGAGCCGTCGACCCAAAGTCCCACCTTCTTACTACCACGGTGCAGCCCAGGAGCTTGACCTGTCCACCAAGCTCTACAAGAGGGAGTGCAGCGGGAAGCCGTACTCTGTGCTGGTGGACAACAAGATGAGCAAGACCTCCCTGACAGAGGTGCTGCcccagcaacaacagcagcagcagcaaccctACTACAGGGAAGGGGGCAAGGGGGCACAGGAGGAAgaaggaagagaaggagcagggCAGTCCTTGACGGGGGATAGGGAAGGCTCGGAGGAGACagaggatgaggaggaagaggagggagaggaagaggaggaggagcagcagcagtcTTTCAAGAGGGAGCAGATCATCGTGGAGGTGAACCTCAACAACCAGACTCTGAATGTCTCCAAGGGCGAGAAGGGCCTGCCCTCACAGTGCGTGATGAAGTGCagcgatgaggaggaggaggaggagataaACGAGAgcccggaggaggaggaggaggtggcagAGGAGAACGGGAGGCAGAAGGGGAGAGCCAAGAAGGCGAAGAGGAGTGGCACCCACCCCCCGCGCAGGACCAGGAAGGCGGCCATGGCAGCTGCCAGCGCAGTGGCATCCTGTGTGACCAGGAGGGGCCGCAGGAAGAGCTCGGAGCCCCCCAAGAGGAAACGCAGGGTCACACCCCGCGAGAGCAAGGACTCCCCcgccacacccacacacccctccccctcctcctcccccaccaGCGCCAGCGCCGCCTCTCAGAAGGGCAAGAGCGGGGCGGGGGGCGAGGAGAAGGAGCCGCTGACCTGCGAGAAGTGCCCGCGGGTTTTCAACACTCGCTGGTACCTGGAGAAGCACATGAACGTCACCCACCGGCGCATGCAGATCTGCGACAAGTGCGGGAAGAAGTTTGTGCTGGAGAGCGAGCTGGCGCTGCACCAGCAGACCGACTGCGAGAAGAACATCCAG TGCGTCTCCTGTAAtaaatccttcaagaagctctgGTCCTTGCATGAGCATATCAAGATTGTCCACGGCTATGCAGAGAAAAAGTTTGCCTGCGAGATCTGTGAGAAGAAGTTCTACACCATGGCTCATGTCCGGAAGCACATGGTTG CACACACCAAGGACATGCCCTTCACCTGCGAGACCTGTGGGAAGTCATTCAAGCGCAGCATGTCCCTGAAGGTGCACTCACTGCAGCACTCTGGAGAGAAGCCTTTCAGGTGCGAG aacTGTGACGAGCGCTTCCAGTACAAGTACCAGCTGCGCTCCCACATGAGCATCCACATCGGACACAAGCAGTTCATGTGCCAGTGGTGCGGCAAGGACTTCAACATGAAGCAGTACTTCGATGAGCACATGAAGACACACACCG GAGAGAAGCCGTTCATCTGTGAGatctgtgggaagagcttcaccAGCCGGCCCAACATGAAGCGTCACCGGCGCACCCACACGGGGGAGAAGCCGTACCCCTGCGACGTGTGCGGACAGCGCTTCCGCTTCTCCAACATGCTCAAGGCACACAAGGAGAAGTGCTTCCGGGTCACCAGCCCCGTCAACGTGCTCCCGGCGCTGCCCATCCCGCTGCCCATCACCACTGCAGCACCCCCTCCCCCCGCCTCACCCTCCCCCACCAGCCCCACCCCCCTCGCCCTGCCCCCGCGGCCCATCCCACACCCCTTCTCACACCTCCACCTGCACCCCCACAGCCACCACCACCTGGCTGTGCCCCCAGTGTCTCACCTCCCCCCGCCCCCAGCACTCTTCAAGAGCGAGCCCTTGAACCACAGAGGCCACGGGGAGGACGGGTACCTGCGGCACATGGGCGACAAGAACACTGGAGCGCAGCAGCAGCATTAa